In a genomic window of Planctomycetaceae bacterium:
- a CDS encoding ATP-binding protein: MTLATLLVVHGPNRGTRFQVTSDEGAIVIGRSVGSQVRLDDSEVSRQHARIVPDGSGFRVVDLNSANGIRVNGQRTSDARLRNGDSIRLGATLLTFQLDQAEDTANASADQVQLVDDFLAEPQSAIVRQVRADSASSLALWSEQRGGLELLYQVAEELVRPVHTLESLLQRILELTLTAIRADRGCFLLKEAIGEELTPIAFQKRRPDQGAPDQMQISRSITGHVLKHGQAVRTSDALHDARFSGGNSIVASGTREAICAPMKGHEELLGVLYIDTTTIGGDGGVVLSGEHLNDEHLKAVLAVARQSALAVEARRHQEAFLKAERFAAMGQTIAVLSHHIKNILQGIRGGSYLIQTGLDQSREEQIRQGWGIVERNQNRIFDLVTDMLSFSKDRVPNLKPAQLNDVCGDIADLMALQAEERGVRFQFEPCENLPVAAFDEDGIHRAVLNIASNAIDAVEGTDGGAVVMQTGFDSRSDMMMVAVSDNGPGIPEEQRGTVFNLFESSKGSRGTGIGLPVSRKIIREHGGRISIEGAPGEGTRFVLCWPRGSVESQTAPFGSETIVPHGTGPAAD, encoded by the coding sequence GTGACTCTGGCGACACTGCTGGTCGTCCACGGACCAAATCGTGGCACGCGGTTTCAAGTCACTTCCGACGAAGGTGCCATCGTCATCGGACGCAGTGTCGGGTCGCAGGTGCGGCTCGACGACAGCGAAGTTTCTCGTCAACACGCGAGAATCGTTCCCGATGGTTCCGGATTTCGCGTCGTCGATCTGAATAGCGCCAACGGCATCCGCGTGAATGGGCAGCGGACTTCCGATGCCCGCCTGCGAAACGGCGATTCCATTCGGCTGGGTGCAACTCTGCTGACGTTTCAACTGGACCAGGCCGAAGACACCGCAAACGCCTCAGCCGATCAGGTGCAACTGGTTGACGACTTCCTGGCCGAACCGCAATCGGCGATCGTGCGGCAGGTGCGGGCCGATTCCGCGTCGTCGCTGGCGCTATGGTCCGAACAGCGCGGCGGACTCGAACTGCTGTACCAGGTCGCCGAAGAACTGGTCCGACCGGTGCATACGCTGGAATCACTGCTGCAGCGAATTCTGGAACTGACGCTGACCGCGATTCGGGCCGATCGGGGCTGCTTTCTGCTGAAGGAAGCCATCGGCGAAGAATTGACACCGATCGCGTTTCAGAAGCGGCGACCGGACCAGGGAGCACCTGATCAAATGCAGATCTCGCGGTCGATTACCGGACATGTGCTTAAACACGGTCAGGCCGTCCGCACGTCCGACGCACTGCACGACGCCCGGTTTTCCGGAGGAAACAGCATCGTTGCTTCCGGAACTCGCGAAGCCATCTGTGCACCGATGAAGGGCCATGAAGAACTTCTGGGAGTCCTGTATATCGATACGACCACTATCGGTGGCGATGGTGGAGTGGTGCTCAGCGGGGAACACCTCAACGACGAACACCTCAAAGCCGTGCTGGCGGTCGCTCGCCAGTCAGCTCTGGCGGTGGAGGCCCGACGTCATCAGGAAGCTTTTCTGAAGGCGGAACGCTTCGCCGCCATGGGACAGACGATCGCAGTGCTCAGCCACCACATCAAGAATATCCTGCAGGGCATTCGCGGAGGCAGTTACCTGATTCAAACCGGCCTGGATCAGTCTCGGGAGGAGCAGATTCGCCAGGGCTGGGGAATCGTGGAACGCAATCAAAACCGGATCTTCGATCTGGTGACCGATATGCTCTCGTTCAGTAAGGATCGTGTCCCGAATCTGAAACCCGCTCAACTGAACGATGTGTGTGGCGACATCGCGGACCTGATGGCGCTGCAGGCGGAAGAACGCGGCGTTCGTTTTCAGTTCGAACCCTGCGAGAATCTGCCCGTTGCGGCATTCGACGAAGACGGCATTCATCGCGCGGTGCTGAACATCGCCTCCAACGCCATCGACGCCGTCGAAGGTACTGACGGCGGGGCCGTCGTCATGCAGACCGGATTCGATTCCCGCTCTGACATGATGATGGTGGCTGTCTCCGATAATGGTCCCGGCATACCGGAAGAACAGCGCGGTACGGTCTTCAATCTGTTCGAATCGTCCAAAGGGTCGCGCGGAACCGGAATCGGACTTCCCGTCAGCCGCAAGATCATCCGGGAACACGGCGGCCGCATCTCAATTGAAGGCGCTCCGGGTGAAGGCACTCGGTTTGTGCTGTGCTGGCCCCGCGGATCGGTGGAATCCCAAACCGCACCGTTCGGAAGTGAAACGATTGTCCCGCACGGCACCGGCCCGGCTGCCGATTGA
- a CDS encoding response regulator, with protein MPRILLVDDSKFDLMFAERLLARVPEWEVRTATDGTEAVEFLKQNSCDLIISDVRMPRMDGLALLGHVRKQHPQIPVVIVTSFGSEEVAMRALRQGAASYVSKQHLEASLAEAIESVLAASDGDRQRRALLSQVTRHSLEIRLPNDRKQIPVTVSYLQELGRSLGVIGDSDAVQFGVALEESLVNAIVHGNLEVSSDLKESGQDHYEQMIAARRVESPYQERRVTIDALFTCDMAEITIRDEGPGFDVAALPDPRDPENLLRASGRGLLLVRAFMDRVTFNDEGNAVTIVKRRRSDADASGSDDCAAANSERQSAAACR; from the coding sequence ATGCCGCGGATTCTTCTGGTCGACGATTCGAAGTTCGATCTGATGTTTGCCGAAAGGCTGCTGGCACGTGTGCCGGAATGGGAAGTCCGCACCGCGACCGACGGAACGGAAGCCGTGGAATTCCTGAAACAGAATAGTTGCGATCTGATTATCAGCGACGTTCGGATGCCGCGGATGGACGGGCTGGCCCTGCTGGGCCACGTCCGCAAACAGCATCCTCAGATTCCGGTGGTGATCGTTACGTCCTTCGGAAGTGAGGAAGTGGCAATGCGGGCTCTGCGACAGGGAGCCGCCAGTTACGTTTCCAAACAGCACCTGGAAGCGTCACTTGCCGAAGCCATTGAGTCCGTCCTGGCCGCGTCGGACGGCGACCGGCAGCGGAGGGCTCTGCTGAGCCAGGTGACTCGGCATTCGCTGGAAATCCGGCTGCCAAACGACCGCAAACAGATCCCCGTCACCGTTTCGTATCTGCAGGAACTGGGCCGTTCTCTGGGAGTCATCGGCGACAGCGATGCCGTTCAGTTCGGAGTGGCACTGGAAGAATCACTCGTCAATGCAATCGTCCACGGCAATCTGGAAGTCAGTTCCGATCTGAAGGAGTCGGGGCAGGACCACTACGAACAGATGATTGCCGCGCGACGCGTTGAGTCGCCGTATCAGGAGCGCCGTGTGACGATTGACGCACTGTTCACCTGCGATATGGCCGAAATCACGATCCGCGATGAAGGCCCAGGGTTCGACGTCGCAGCGCTGCCCGATCCTCGCGACCCGGAGAATCTGCTGCGTGCCAGCGGCCGGGGGCTGTTGCTGGTCCGCGCGTTCATGGACAGAGTGACATTCAACGACGAAGGGAATGCCGTCACGATTGTGAAGCGCCGCCGCAGCGATGCCGACGCTTCCGGCAGCGACGACTGTGCCGCGGCAAACTCGGAAAGACAGTCCGCTGCCGCGTGTCGATGA
- a CDS encoding Hpt domain-containing protein has product MIDQQQLLVNTGNDPVLAYQLCEAFVSSSTELEAELRAACLSHDHELLSRTAHTLKSAFDVLGAVEQRDLALQVELLASARGSTGAEADLLTLSHRLLGEVVSVRAAVRQLLD; this is encoded by the coding sequence ATGATTGATCAGCAGCAACTTCTTGTGAATACGGGGAACGATCCCGTATTGGCGTATCAACTCTGCGAAGCATTCGTCAGCAGTTCCACCGAACTGGAAGCCGAACTGCGAGCTGCCTGCCTTTCACATGATCATGAGTTACTGTCCCGCACGGCTCACACTCTGAAATCTGCCTTCGACGTGCTGGGGGCCGTTGAGCAGCGCGACCTGGCACTGCAGGTCGAACTGCTGGCTTCGGCACGCGGCTCAACCGGTGCGGAAGCGGACCTGCTGACTCTCAGCCACCGTCTGCTGGGGGAGGTCGTCTCGGTTCGGGCCGCCGTCCGGCAGTTACTGGACTGA
- a CDS encoding c-type cytochrome domain-containing protein — MNMTANLKIMPAVMAAILLAPFASAQDAAAPAPEFETVIAPLLEAHCIQCHGPDAQEGDLRLDGFEGLAAGGKSGSAIVPGSVDESLLIAAIEYNDEALQMPPDGKLPADVIKSLRSWIENGANHPDGDLTPREVKPPFDVDQARLFWAFQPVRRPTIPAVAGEAAGTRRSTRLCSQRCRTRAFRRMVPQRRSSSFDVPHSI; from the coding sequence ATGAACATGACAGCAAACCTAAAGATCATGCCAGCCGTGATGGCGGCGATCCTTCTGGCTCCCTTTGCATCAGCGCAGGACGCAGCTGCGCCAGCGCCTGAATTCGAAACGGTGATCGCCCCGCTGCTGGAAGCTCATTGCATTCAGTGTCACGGCCCGGATGCTCAGGAAGGTGATCTGCGGCTGGACGGTTTTGAGGGGCTGGCCGCCGGTGGCAAGTCAGGTTCTGCGATCGTGCCGGGTTCCGTCGACGAGAGCCTTCTGATCGCGGCCATTGAGTACAACGATGAGGCGCTGCAGATGCCTCCCGACGGTAAGTTGCCAGCGGACGTCATCAAATCACTGCGATCATGGATCGAAAACGGAGCTAATCACCCGGACGGCGACCTGACTCCGCGCGAAGTGAAGCCACCGTTTGATGTCGACCAGGCGCGCCTGTTCTGGGCGTTCCAGCCTGTGCGCCGGCCGACAATTCCTGCTGTCGCCGGTGAAGCTGCCGGGACGCGCCGATCGACGCGTTTGTGCTCGCAGCGCTGCAGGACCAGGGCATTCCGCCGAATGGTCCCGCAACGAAGGAGCAGCTCATTCGACGTGCCACATTCGATCTGA
- a CDS encoding DUF1549 and DUF1553 domain-containing protein, with amino-acid sequence MLAALQDQGIPPNGPATKEQLIRRATFDLTGLPPTPEDIAAFLADESEQAWERVVDRLLESPHYGERWGRHWLDVVRYADSNGLDENVAHGNAWRYRDYVIASFNADKPFDQFLREQIAGDLLIGDATPEDRRNELLTATGFLALGAKVLAETDKVKLQMDIVDEQVDTLGKAFLGMTFGCARCHDHKFDPVSQADYYAMVGIFKSTHTMESLKTIAKWNENPIATKADTARIEQHQQQIDAKKTDIERVIADARAAVATASGSDAANAAEEQFPESSRKHLAALREELKQLESSVPVVPTAMGVTEGEVASARINVRGSHLTLGRRVNRGVPIVFSDASKLQIASEESGRKQLADWLTGPSHPLTARVFVNRIWRWHFGRGLVASTENFGHLGTPPSHPELLDWLAAELVEQGLSVKRLHREIMLSAAYQRSSRDCETATGIDPENHLLWRFSPRRLEAEEIRDSVLFVSGLLDNKQGGSILNVGNREFIFDHTSKDNTSYDSFQRSVYLPVIRNNLYDGFALFDYTDAAVPNGDRSTSTVAPQALYMLNSPLFLQASSKLSSRLLSECPDDEARVQRLYQLAFGRTATADEIQRTLAFSQQFAEAITQQNEKRDAAWTAICQSVLASNEFVYVR; translated from the coding sequence GTGCTCGCAGCGCTGCAGGACCAGGGCATTCCGCCGAATGGTCCCGCAACGAAGGAGCAGCTCATTCGACGTGCCACATTCGATCTGACGGGGCTTCCGCCGACTCCCGAAGACATTGCGGCGTTCCTGGCCGACGAATCCGAGCAGGCATGGGAACGCGTCGTCGACCGCCTGCTCGAATCGCCGCACTACGGCGAACGCTGGGGACGTCACTGGCTGGATGTCGTTCGGTATGCTGATTCCAACGGCCTCGATGAAAACGTGGCCCACGGCAACGCCTGGCGCTATCGAGACTACGTGATCGCTTCCTTCAATGCCGACAAACCATTCGATCAGTTTCTGCGTGAGCAGATCGCCGGGGACCTGCTCATCGGTGATGCCACTCCGGAAGACCGCCGCAATGAACTGCTGACGGCGACAGGATTCCTGGCACTTGGCGCAAAGGTGCTGGCTGAAACCGACAAAGTCAAACTGCAGATGGACATCGTCGACGAGCAGGTCGACACGCTTGGGAAAGCGTTTCTGGGAATGACCTTCGGCTGTGCTCGCTGCCACGATCACAAGTTCGATCCGGTTTCGCAGGCGGACTATTACGCGATGGTCGGCATCTTCAAAAGCACTCACACAATGGAGTCGCTGAAGACGATCGCTAAGTGGAACGAAAACCCGATCGCGACAAAGGCCGACACGGCGCGAATCGAGCAGCATCAGCAACAGATTGATGCGAAGAAAACCGACATCGAACGCGTCATCGCTGACGCCCGGGCGGCTGTCGCGACGGCTTCCGGCAGCGATGCCGCAAACGCTGCCGAAGAGCAGTTCCCCGAATCCTCAAGGAAACACCTTGCGGCCCTGCGAGAAGAACTGAAGCAACTGGAATCCTCCGTTCCCGTTGTTCCGACGGCCATGGGAGTCACCGAAGGCGAAGTCGCCAGCGCCCGCATCAATGTTCGCGGCAGCCATCTGACGCTCGGCAGGCGAGTGAATCGCGGCGTCCCGATTGTGTTTTCCGATGCGTCGAAGCTGCAGATCGCGTCCGAAGAAAGCGGCCGGAAACAGCTTGCCGACTGGCTGACGGGTCCGTCACATCCGCTGACCGCACGAGTGTTCGTCAATCGCATCTGGCGCTGGCACTTCGGTCGCGGGCTGGTGGCGTCGACCGAAAACTTTGGTCATCTGGGAACTCCGCCGTCGCATCCGGAACTGCTCGACTGGCTGGCCGCCGAACTGGTGGAGCAGGGCTTGTCCGTGAAGCGACTTCACCGCGAAATCATGCTGTCGGCAGCGTACCAGCGAAGCAGTCGCGATTGTGAAACAGCGACCGGCATTGATCCGGAGAATCACCTGCTGTGGCGATTCAGCCCGCGTCGCCTTGAGGCCGAAGAAATTCGCGACAGCGTACTGTTCGTCAGCGGCCTGCTGGACAACAAACAGGGCGGTTCGATTCTGAACGTCGGTAATCGCGAGTTCATCTTTGACCATACGTCTAAGGACAATACGTCGTACGATTCGTTTCAGCGGTCGGTGTACCTGCCCGTGATCCGCAACAACCTGTACGACGGCTTCGCGTTGTTCGATTACACGGACGCAGCGGTGCCCAACGGAGACCGCAGCACATCAACCGTGGCTCCGCAGGCGCTGTACATGCTGAACAGCCCGCTGTTTTTGCAGGCGTCCTCAAAGTTATCCTCCCGGCTGTTGAGCGAATGTCCTGACGATGAAGCTCGCGTTCAACGACTTTATCAGCTGGCGTTCGGGCGCACGGCGACGGCTGACGAAATCCAGAGAACGCTGGCCTTCTCGCAGCAGTTTGCCGAAGCAATCACGCAGCAGAATGAAAAACGTGACGCCGCGTGGACCGCGATTTGCCAAAGCGTCTTGGCGTCGAATGAGTTTGTCTATGTGAGGTAA
- a CDS encoding DUF1501 domain-containing protein, with protein MNTNVQSRRCLLQNTAVGFGHLAMAAMLQQQAFADLPTAAAPFHFAARAKRVIFLFMKGGPSHMDTFDYKPQLQKDHGKPLPFDKPRVQFAPTNNLLGSPWRFRPHGESGIPVSTLFPNVAKCVDDICFLNSVHGTNAAHGGAALKLHTGSDTFVRPSMGAWVNYGLGTENENLPGFVTICPTLAHGGVNNWGSAFLPAQSQGIPLGVASQPSSSAAVKYISNDRWSPEVQRLQLKLLKQMNAPLLQDAANADVLEARIKSFELAFRMQSQMPAVQDLTQETKATHQLYGMDESMTEDFGRQCLMARRFTEAGVRFVQITHSDTKVQWDQHSDLFEGHTKNAHEVDKPIAGLLMDLKQRGLLSDTLVMWGGEFGRTPTAQGTNGRDHNPEGFTMWMAGGGVKGGMRHGATDEYGYYAVEKPMHIHDVHATMLHLLGLDHERLTYRHAGRDFRLTDIAGKVHSEILA; from the coding sequence ATGAATACCAACGTACAGAGTCGCCGTTGTCTGCTGCAGAACACCGCTGTCGGTTTCGGACATCTCGCGATGGCCGCCATGCTGCAGCAGCAGGCCTTTGCCGACCTTCCGACGGCAGCAGCACCCTTTCATTTCGCTGCGCGAGCCAAGCGGGTCATCTTTCTGTTCATGAAGGGCGGCCCGTCGCACATGGATACGTTCGACTACAAGCCGCAACTGCAGAAGGATCACGGCAAGCCGCTGCCGTTCGACAAGCCGCGTGTCCAGTTCGCTCCCACCAACAACCTGCTGGGATCGCCGTGGCGATTCCGCCCGCACGGTGAAAGCGGCATTCCGGTCAGCACGCTTTTCCCGAATGTCGCGAAGTGCGTTGACGACATCTGTTTTCTGAATTCCGTCCACGGCACAAATGCGGCTCACGGCGGAGCAGCTCTCAAACTGCACACGGGAAGCGACACGTTCGTGCGGCCCAGCATGGGAGCGTGGGTGAATTATGGTCTGGGCACGGAAAACGAAAACCTGCCTGGTTTCGTCACGATCTGCCCGACGCTGGCTCACGGTGGTGTTAACAACTGGGGGTCCGCCTTTCTTCCCGCACAAAGCCAGGGGATTCCGCTGGGTGTCGCCAGCCAGCCTTCGTCGTCCGCCGCCGTGAAGTACATCAGCAACGATCGCTGGTCGCCGGAAGTTCAGCGATTGCAGTTGAAGCTGCTGAAGCAGATGAATGCTCCTCTGCTGCAGGACGCCGCCAACGCCGACGTGCTGGAAGCCCGCATCAAGTCGTTCGAACTGGCGTTTCGAATGCAGTCACAGATGCCGGCGGTGCAGGATCTCACGCAGGAAACCAAGGCCACTCATCAGTTGTACGGCATGGATGAAAGCATGACCGAAGACTTCGGTCGGCAGTGCCTGATGGCTCGCAGATTCACGGAAGCCGGCGTTCGGTTCGTCCAGATCACTCACAGCGACACGAAAGTCCAGTGGGATCAGCATTCCGACCTGTTCGAAGGTCATACAAAGAACGCACATGAAGTCGACAAGCCGATTGCCGGGCTGCTGATGGATCTGAAGCAGCGAGGACTGCTCAGCGACACGCTGGTGATGTGGGGCGGCGAGTTCGGGCGCACGCCGACGGCTCAGGGAACGAACGGCCGTGATCACAATCCGGAAGGCTTCACGATGTGGATGGCCGGTGGCGGCGTAAAGGGCGGCATGCGCCACGGCGCGACCGACGAATACGGCTATTACGCCGTCGAAAAGCCGATGCACATTCACGACGTTCACGCGACCATGCTGCACCTGCTGGGACTGGACCACGAGCGTCTGACGTACCGCCACGCCGGCCGCGATTTCCGCCTGACGGATATCGCCGGAAAGGTGCACAGCGAAATCCTCGCGTGA
- a CDS encoding isoaspartyl peptidase/L-asparaginase, producing MTTVNVAAQQKAPSYAIAIHGGAGSAPENDEDRSSREAGLEQALSAGELILKDGRSSLDAVEAVIRVMEDLPQFNAGRGAVFNAAGGHELDASIMDGRDRSCGAVAGVRTIRHPITLARHVMTDTRHVLLVTDGAESFADELGDAIERVSNEWFSTDQQRKNLQKAQAFREMPDGFRIGTVGCVAIDSQGNIAAGTSTGGLTNKRFGRVGDSPVVGAGTYADNSTCGVSCTGVGEDFIRHAVAYNIAARMEYLGESVEEAVRATLRHPSHRTSGGVIAVSKAGNIVMDFNTDGMNRAAADSNGRREILVGK from the coding sequence ATGACAACTGTTAATGTCGCTGCCCAGCAGAAGGCTCCCTCGTATGCCATTGCCATCCACGGCGGAGCAGGCAGTGCTCCGGAGAACGATGAGGACCGGTCGAGTCGCGAAGCCGGACTGGAACAGGCACTGTCAGCCGGTGAATTGATACTTAAAGACGGGAGAAGCAGTCTGGATGCCGTCGAAGCCGTCATCCGTGTTATGGAGGATCTGCCGCAGTTCAACGCCGGCCGCGGAGCTGTGTTCAATGCGGCTGGGGGTCACGAACTGGACGCGTCGATCATGGACGGACGCGACCGGTCCTGCGGAGCGGTTGCCGGAGTCCGCACGATCCGTCATCCGATTACGCTCGCCCGCCATGTGATGACGGATACTCGCCATGTGCTGCTCGTCACCGACGGTGCGGAATCCTTCGCTGATGAACTCGGCGATGCGATCGAACGTGTCTCGAACGAATGGTTTTCCACAGATCAACAGCGGAAGAATCTGCAGAAAGCGCAGGCGTTCCGGGAAATGCCCGACGGATTTCGCATCGGGACCGTCGGCTGCGTGGCGATTGATTCTCAGGGCAATATCGCGGCCGGCACGTCCACCGGCGGCCTGACGAATAAACGCTTTGGTCGGGTCGGCGATTCTCCCGTCGTCGGAGCCGGAACGTACGCCGATAACTCAACGTGCGGCGTGTCGTGCACCGGTGTTGGCGAAGACTTCATTCGCCACGCCGTTGCGTACAACATCGCGGCGCGGATGGAGTATCTCGGCGAATCGGTCGAAGAAGCGGTCAGGGCGACGCTGCGGCATCCGAGTCACAGGACAAGTGGCGGCGTGATCGCAGTTTCGAAGGCCGGCAATATCGTCATGGACTTTAATACGGACGGCATGAACCGCGCGGCAGCAGACTCGAATGGCCGGCGGGAGATTCTGGTGGGTAAGTAA
- a CDS encoding lysophospholipid acyltransferase family protein produces MSNEEPESEWQYEPAADLNLSAGAALRSAVREPGLVGSATTRCCWFFVERWLRRRFALKVEGGDRLPSRPPFVMVANHSSHLDALVLGAAAPAAIRHRLFPIAAGDTFFETRTSAVLSAFLLNALPMWRDNCGLHALKSLRQRLVDGRGALILFPEGTRTRTGMMNPFKPGAGMLVAGTAVPVIPCYIRGAFEAWPPDAKRPKFGAVSVCIGEAMTFDQVEYRRAGWQQISDQMQQTVEVLRTGVRTEAHSR; encoded by the coding sequence ATGAGCAACGAGGAACCGGAATCGGAATGGCAATATGAACCGGCAGCCGACCTGAACCTGTCGGCCGGGGCAGCCCTTCGAAGCGCCGTGCGTGAACCGGGATTGGTTGGCAGCGCCACGACTCGGTGCTGCTGGTTTTTCGTCGAGCGGTGGCTGCGGCGACGATTCGCATTGAAGGTGGAGGGCGGCGACCGATTGCCTTCAAGACCTCCGTTCGTGATGGTCGCCAATCATTCTTCGCATCTGGATGCACTTGTTCTGGGAGCTGCCGCCCCGGCAGCGATTCGTCATCGTTTGTTTCCAATCGCCGCGGGTGACACATTCTTTGAAACACGAACGTCGGCAGTGCTGTCGGCTTTCCTGCTGAATGCTTTACCGATGTGGCGAGACAACTGTGGCCTGCATGCTCTGAAATCGCTGCGTCAACGGCTGGTGGACGGTCGCGGGGCGCTGATTCTGTTTCCGGAAGGAACTCGCACGCGAACAGGCATGATGAACCCATTCAAACCCGGCGCGGGAATGCTGGTCGCCGGAACGGCGGTGCCGGTAATCCCCTGTTACATTCGCGGAGCATTCGAGGCGTGGCCACCGGACGCTAAGCGTCCGAAGTTCGGCGCGGTCTCGGTTTGCATCGGCGAAGCAATGACGTTTGACCAAGTCGAGTACCGTCGCGCGGGCTGGCAACAGATCAGCGATCAGATGCAACAGACGGTTGAAGTATTGCGAACCGGCGTCCGGACTGAAGCACATTCACGCTGA